A DNA window from Malus domestica chromosome 12, GDT2T_hap1 contains the following coding sequences:
- the LOC103449603 gene encoding D-lactate dehydrogenase [cytochrome], mitochondrial-like yields the protein MAMASWFSRLRRSSQRFFFTSSALRTSMSTKLARTQNTTNSESPKTPFLLWSSSLLPVALAVSAGSLALRPQLDPSLCEAPSANSRNEFVVKGLCKEVPQELVDELKDVCQDNMTMDYEERYNHGKPQNSFHKAVNIPDIVVFPGSEEQVSMIVKSCDKHKVPIVPYGGATSIEGHTLSPNGGVCIDMSLMNHVKALHIEDMDVVVEPGIGWMELNEYLAPYGLFFPLDPGPGATIGGMCATRCSGSLAVRYGTMRDNVISLKVVLANGDIVKTASRARKSAAGYDLTRLVIGSEGTLGVITEVTLRLQKIPQYSVVAMCNFPSIKDAADVAIATMLSGIQVSRVELLDEVQVRAINIANGKNFLETPTLMFEFIGTEAYSREQTHIVQQIVSEHNGSDFVFAEDPEAKKELWKIRKEALWACFAMEPNFEAMISDVCVPLSCLAELISRSKEQLDASELVCTVIAHAGDGNFHTVILFDPNNEEHRREAERLNHFMVHTALSMEGTCTGEHGVGTGKMKYLEQELGMEALKTMKRIKAALDPNNTMNPGKLIPAHVCF from the exons ATGGCCATGGCGTCGTGGTTCTCTCGCCTCCGCCGTTCCTCACAGCGCTTCTTCTTCACCTCCTCCGCCCTCCGAACCTCCATGTCCACCAAGCTGGCGAGAACCCAAAATACAACGAACTCCGAGAGCCCGAAAACCCCATTTCTCTTGTGGTCGAGCTCGCTGCTTCCGGTCGCACTCGCAGTCTCAGCCGGATCGCTTGCCCTCCGCCCCCAATTGGACCCATCACTCTGTGAAGCCCCCAGTGCAAATTCTCG CAACGAGTTTGTTGTTAAAGGGCTGTGCAAGGAAGTCCCACAAGAGCTTGTTGATGAATTGAAGGATGTTTGTCAA GATAACATGACAATGGATTATGAGGAGAGGTATAACCATGGAAAACCGCAGAACAGCTTTCACAAAGCGGTTAATATTCCCGACATCGTTGTGTTTCCGGG GTCTGAAGAGCAAGTTTCTATGATAGTCAAGTCATGCGACAAGCATAAG GTTCCAATTGTACCATATGGCGGAGCTACATCCATTGAGGGTCACACCTTGTCTCCCAATGGAGGTGTTTGCATTGACATGTCATTAATGAAT CATGTTAAAGCATTACATATTGAGGACATGGATGTTGTTGTTGAGCCTGGGATTGGATGGATGGAGCTTAATGAATACCTGGCTCCTTATGGTCTATTTTTTCCCCTGGATCCAG GGCCTGGtgcaacaattggaggaatgtGCGCGACACGTTGCTCTGGTTCCTTAGCTGTTAG GTATGGAACCATGCGTGATAATGTCATCAGTCTCAAG GTAGTTCTTGCAAATGGAGATATTGTTAAGACTGCATCTCGTGCTAGAAAGAGTGCTGCAGG GTATGATTTGACCCGCCTGGTGATTggaagtgaaggaacacttggTGTAATAACGGAAGTCACTCTACGCCTTCAGAAAATTCCGCAATACTCAGTG GTTGCTATGTGTAATTTCCCTTCAATTAAGGATGCAGCAGATGTTGCTATTGCTACTATGCTGTCGGGCATTCAG GTTTCACGGGTTGAACTACTGGATGAGGTTCAAGTGAGGGCAATCAACATTGCGAATGGGAAGAATTTTCTTGAAACTCCAACTTTAATGTTCGAATTTATAGGCACAG AGGCATATTCCCGTGAGCAAACCCATATAGTTCAACAGATTGTTTCTGAACACAATGGCTCAGACTTTGTTTTTGCGGAAGACCCTGAAGCTAAAAAGGAACTCTGGAAG ATAAGGAAGGAGGCACTCTGGGCATGCTTTGCAATGGAGCCTAATTTTGAGGCAATGATTTCG GATGTATGTGTTCCTTTATCATGTCTTGCAGAATTGATATCAAGGTCCAAAGAACAGCTGGATGCATCAGAACTTGTTTG CACAGTTATTGCTCATGCTGGTGACGGGAACTTCCATACAGTGATTCTATTTGACCctaacaatgaagaacatcgaCGAGAAGCAGAGAGACTGAACCATTTTATGGTCCATACTGCCTTGTCAATGGAAG GAACATGTACCGGTGAACATGGCGTTGGTACAGGAAAAATGAAG TATCTTGAGCAAGAACTGGGAATGGAGGCTTtgaagacaatgaaaagaaTAAAAGCAGCATTAGATCCCAACAACACTATGAATCCAGGAAAGCTAATTCCTGCTCATGTTTGTTTTTAA